The following nucleotide sequence is from Drosophila takahashii strain IR98-3 E-12201 chromosome 3L, DtakHiC1v2, whole genome shotgun sequence.
GGCCGGAGAGGTGCGGGCGGCTGTCAAGAAGGAGACCGGATACGAGTGCTCGGCCGGGATAGCGCACAACAAGATACTGGCCAAGTTGGCAGCCGGCATGAACAAGCCCAACAAGCAGACCATCCTGCCGCTGGCGGAGACCGCTGCCCTGTTTGATTCCCTGCCTGTGGGCAAAATCAAGGGGCTGGGCGGCAAGTTCGGCGAGGTGGTGTGCGAGACCATGGGCGTTAAGTTCCTGGGCCAGCTGGTCAAGTTTACGGAGGCCGAactgcagcgcaagtttgacGAGAAGAATGGGTACGTAGTGTGAGAGAACCGAGCTCTGTTCGTAGTAATTTATCCAATTTTATTCCAGTACCTGGCTGTTCAACATCTCCCGCGGCATCGACCTGGAGGCAGTCACTCCGCGCTTCTACTCCAAGAGCATTGGCTGCTGCAAAAAGTTTCCTGGGCGGAACAACATCACGGGATTGAAAACCCTGCAGCACTGGTTGGGCGAACTTTCCTCGGAGATCAACGATCGGCTAGAGAAGGACTTCATCGAGAACAATCGCAGGGCCAAGCAGATGGTGGTGCAATACGTGCAGGACATTGACGGCGAGGAGGTGGCCAGCTCCCGCTCAACGGCTCTCAAGGATTACGACCAGGAATCGATCGTAAAGTATGCCTTGGACCTAATCAAGGCCAACACCAAGACGTTCCTGCGTGCCGGCAGCGAGGCTGCTCTGAACAATGCGATCAAGTTCCTGGGCATCAGCGTGGGCAAGTTCGAAACAGTTTCTAGTGCCCAGAATAAGTTGCAGGAGATGTTCGCCAACCAGGCTGCCAAAAAACGCAGAGTCAGCGGAGAAGAGCCAGTGCAACCCCCAAAGGTTCAAATGGAAAAGAAGCCGAAGCAGACGGAGGAGTCAAAGATGAAGAGTTTTTTTGCAAACTATCTGCAAGGGGCCAAGAAAGAGGACACAAAGCCGTCTGAAGCTGCGACAAAGAAGAGTTTCGTCGAGGAGTACAAGCAGAAGCTCCATGAGACTACAAAGTCGGAGGCAGCTGCCGAGGGAACTGCTCTCACCTCAACGCCGCCGGAGTTCAAGGAAAGCTTCTTTTCCCAGTTCctgaaacaacaaaaacagacGCGGCAGCAGGACTCAGAGTCAGTGGGCGAGGACTCGTCAGATATCCAGGGCTTGGCGGAGGAACTGGACGCCATTGAGGCTAGCAATACAAAAGAGGATGCCGTGAAGACTAGCAACACTAACGATTTTGATGAAGACACTGAAGAGGAGACGGAGCTAACTGGTAATATCCGTAAATCACCCAAAGTCTTGCGGGAGGAGCAGCCAACTAAATCAAATTCTACAACACGGATGGAACTTCCCATATCCACCAAAGCAAGTATAGCGCCTGATCTAACTATACTTCCTCCTCTGACTGAAGAAGAACTGCAACCTTCAACGTCGAAGAGGAAGTTTGATGAGCTTGATACTTCTGCCAAAAACTACAAGGAAAGCTACGCCGAGTTTGCTGTCCCCGAGCTCCGCACCGATCTTCTGCCCATGATCAAATGCGATCAGTGCGGAGTGAACATACCCGATGACGTCAAGTCTCTGCAAACGCATAGAGATCATCACTTCGCGCAGGAACTAAGTCGAGAGCTGAGGAGCAACGAACGGGAGGAGAGAATGCAGAGTCGCCAGAAGGTTTCTCCTAAGCCGACGCCAtcgaagaaaattaaaaagacaAGTGCTTCTGGCACTTCAAGTTCCTCAGCTCGACCGACTAACACCATAGCCAAGTTCTTCAGCGTCAAGGCGGCTGAGCAGCCACCATCCAGTGATGCTCAGATGCAGCAGTGCACCGAGTGTAAGGCCTTTATCAAGAACGTGGACATGCCGGAGCACCTGGACTACCACGTGGCCAGGAATCTGCAGCGCGAACTTAACCAACAGGATATGCGCACTCGAACCGCGGCCCTTGGCAAGGAAAAGACATCCCCTGCccagcaaaaaaacaagaagcaACTAAACGCAACTATTGCCGGTTCCTCAAGTGGAAACAAGACAATTGCACAGTTCTTCAGCCAAAGCCATTAATTTCCGTCTATTTTACCGAATTTAGATTGCTTTCTAAGAAGGGACCGCAAACAGCTTTAGCTTATCATTATATTGATCAGTTACTGTAGGATCTAAGCGAAATCAAAAATGAGAACATagcttttgtttaaaaatatccaaccaatttacatttctttctatttttcgATTCCGGTTTTATACTGAatcaaaaaagcaaaaaatataattaagttTGTTTACACATAACTCAGGTATAAAATTCTCAATCAGGCTCTGGACAGCAAATTGATTTgagcattttttgtttgttttgttaaatATAAGTTTCGTGCTCTACACAGCCAAGTGAACAATACcacttttttgttatttgtaaatttattcaCGTTTATAAGCTCTTAAGGTCAAGGCGAGCCATGAAGCTCATTTATTATCATTTgtacatttgtttttttttccaatttcatAGCCTAGCTTAAGTATCAATGTTGAACATTACCAATTTCCATCCGATAATAAATAAGGCCCAGTGATCTATaatgctaaaaatattatatatattgtttattctTAGAGTTATAACACATTTAAAGAGAAATGTCTTTGTATTTGCAGGCTGCCTTAGGATAAGATTATGTTACTGATTACTTCGTTTGACTTGCCGCCACGACTAGATCAAGATCCTTGCCCTGAGAGGGCTTCTTTTTGACGCCGATGGCATCTGCTTCTTGCACTGTGGTGGGCAGGACGACGTTGGTGGTCTCCGGGAAGAACAGGGTGAGCAATCCGCTGACGATGGCGGCGCCAGCAAAGAGCATGGCGGGTGCACTGGCATAATACTTGGCCTGTGGCGGAGAGAGAACAGATGACTTAGATACGAACAGAGGAGCATCTGCATCGAGTA
It contains:
- the PolH gene encoding DNA polymerase eta, whose protein sequence is MTSSRSHVSMQSKYDRVVLLVDMDCFFCQVEEKQQPEYRNRPLAVVQYNPWRGGGIIAVNYAARAKGVTRHMRGDEAKDLCPDIVLCQVPNIREKADTSKYRDAGKEVANVLQRFTKLLERASVDEAYLDITETVSLRMQQMQSGAFALQPQELVNSFAVGYPNIGDYVNKITNRFANPYMDDERFQMSYDQNDLPAVRQSDIRLLIGASVAGEVRAAVKKETGYECSAGIAHNKILAKLAAGMNKPNKQTILPLAETAALFDSLPVGKIKGLGGKFGEVVCETMGVKFLGQLVKFTEAELQRKFDEKNGTWLFNISRGIDLEAVTPRFYSKSIGCCKKFPGRNNITGLKTLQHWLGELSSEINDRLEKDFIENNRRAKQMVVQYVQDIDGEEVASSRSTALKDYDQESIVKYALDLIKANTKTFLRAGSEAALNNAIKFLGISVGKFETVSSAQNKLQEMFANQAAKKRRVSGEEPVQPPKVQMEKKPKQTEESKMKSFFANYLQGAKKEDTKPSEAATKKSFVEEYKQKLHETTKSEAAAEGTALTSTPPEFKESFFSQFLKQQKQTRQQDSESVGEDSSDIQGLAEELDAIEASNTKEDAVKTSNTNDFDEDTEEETELTGNIRKSPKVLREEQPTKSNSTTRMELPISTKASIAPDLTILPPLTEEELQPSTSKRKFDELDTSAKNYKESYAEFAVPELRTDLLPMIKCDQCGVNIPDDVKSLQTHRDHHFAQELSRELRSNEREERMQSRQKVSPKPTPSKKIKKTSASGTSSSSARPTNTIAKFFSVKAAEQPPSSDAQMQQCTECKAFIKNVDMPEHLDYHVARNLQRELNQQDMRTRTAALGKEKTSPAQQKNKKQLNATIAGSSSGNKTIAQFFSQSH